The genomic interval ATTAAAATAAAAATTGATTTAGTATTATATGGTCTAAACTCAATTCTCTTATCAATATCCTTAGCTATAATTGTTAAAAATCCATAATCTTCACCTTCAGTTATGCCAGGAACTCCCTCAGCATAATAAAAGCCAGTGGGTGTATTTTTAATTCGTTCAATATCATATTCAACAGATAAAGTTTTAGCATTACCGTCATTATCAGTTAACCTATATTTTTGCCAATCTAAATAGATTGCAACATCATCAAGTTGTTGTTGTAATCTATCCAATGTTACAAAGTTACTTGTATCAATTGTACTTAAAACATCTTGGATTTTTGAATCCAATTCTTCGTTCTTAGTGTCAATCAAACCTTGTATTTGATTATACAAATTATTAATGTTTTGGATAGTTTCGTTAGCCTCAGTTAAAACTTTGTTTCCGTTTTCGTTCAAAATATTTTTAGTATTACTATAAATTGTTTCGAGCTGATTTTTCAAATCTGTAAACTTTTGTTCAAAATCATAAACATTTTCATTATAAATATCATTAAACGTATTGACTTTTTCATTAAAATCATTGTTGATTTCATCTAAACGCCCTTTTAGGTTATCTGCTTGTTTTTGTATAGTTGCACGAAGCTCATAAAACATTCTAATGTGATTAATCTTTATTTCTCCTGAAATCTGATTGATTAATGCATCTTTAACATTGAAAGTAATTTCTCTCAATGCAACAGTATCGTCAACGCCATTTACAGTAATATAAATCTGACATGTAACACGGCTATTTGTAGCAGCCTTCAAGAACTCATTTGGCACTGTGAATGTAATGATGCCGTTTAACGGATCTTTTATTTCCGCGCTTAAAACACCTGATTCACTACCATTTGACGACTTGCAAAATGCAAACGTTTCAACATTTTTATTACTTATTAACAAGGGACGACCACTTTCTGTTACTTGAAACGTCAATATAGCAGTGTTTAAATCCATATTATAAAAACCAATCTCTAAATCAGAAATTGGTTTTAAAAATGGTGATTTATTTGATTTTAAAAACGCCTCTTTATATAACTCTTGAGTCATTTTACCCCTCCGTTTTCAATTTTATTTAATCTTTCCTGCAGTAGTTTATTTTCTGTAGTTAATTCTTGTACAGACTTAATAAGTGGAGCAATTAACTCTGTATAAGATACTGTATAAATGTCATCGCCACCTTCATACTTAGAGTTTTGTACGCCACCGAAGGTATATCCAGTATTTTCAATTTCTTGTGCAATCACACCATGATGTATATCTTTCGAACCGATAAAATTATAATCAACCGCTCTCACTTTATTAATAAAATCTAAACCTAAAGAGGTATCTTTTATATTTTCCTTATTACGTTTATCAGAACGTTGCCTGATTGCATTGAACGTATATACAGTATGTTCATTAGATCCTATTTGTATTTGATTATTGCCATTTGCATGAGCATTGGCACCTAAAGAAACTGTGTTGGTATAATCTGAGTTAGGACCTGCTGTATACCCTACCGCTATATTATCATCGCCTTTTATTACATTTCTGTTGGTGTTACCACCTACCGAAACATTACGGTCACCCGTCTTTAAACTTGGAAATGTACCAGCACCTATCCCAACGTTAAATTCACCTTCTACAAAAC from Staphylococcus condimenti carries:
- a CDS encoding BppU family phage baseplate upper protein yields the protein MTQELYKEAFLKSNKSPFLKPISDLEIGFYNMDLNTAILTFQVTESGRPLLISNKNVETFAFCKSSNGSESGVLSAEIKDPLNGIITFTVPNEFLKAATNSRVTCQIYITVNGVDDTVALREITFNVKDALINQISGEIKINHIRMFYELRATIQKQADNLKGRLDEINNDFNEKVNTFNDIYNENVYDFEQKFTDLKNQLETIYSNTKNILNENGNKVLTEANETIQNINNLYNQIQGLIDTKNEELDSKIQDVLSTIDTSNFVTLDRLQQQLDDVAIYLDWQKYRLTDNDGNAKTLSVEYDIERIKNTPTGFYYAEGVPGITEGEDYGFLTIIAKDIDKRIEFRPYNTKSIFILINDAWEPLVTAISDTGWLPINLVNGTVNLGGYPESSYRVIINNEQTFVYFRIAVKNITTATTIATMPKEYVGYPHLLNAVGKVNKKSQKIKVSNSGDITFYKNIDDTIDSEDYAVAEAHWTI